In Danio rerio strain Tuebingen ecotype United States chromosome 18, GRCz12tu, whole genome shotgun sequence, the genomic window acaaagctTTCTGGTGCcccttttaaaaactgttatttatttgatatttacaCACACTTTAAGAGTGGAGTGACTAAAatctcaattttatttttaatactattaattttaatattcgaGTCAAACCAAATAAATTATCACTACAATAACTGGTGCCATGCATGAGGTTAAAGtatcattattaatatcaataccaaaTATTGATGTTAAAATTTGTTATAAAATATTACTACATTAATTAGTGCCCCGTGTGAAGCTAAATTATCAATATTAACAACATCACcacatattaattataatatttgtgataaatttaattattacaacATTAATTGGTGCCCCTGTTCTTTTCTGAACTTACCTAGACTTTGTGGCAGGGGTAGTAAACTTGCCCAAGTGGTTAAAAGCAGCTTCAGTTGTAATGTTTGTTCAAgattcagagttttttttttatttatctttttattctttatgttttattcttttataagGATGAAAATGAGCATTTGTGCTAGCAATCCATCTCTTCCTTGTTTTATGTAAATGAGCAGGATTTGAATGGGAGTCCACATCAGACAGTCCACTGATGCTGTTTTGAAcaaattttaatgacaaattaactGAACTATGTTACTCTgtcgaaaaaaaaaagttttactttcATCATTGGCAGAAAGTAGGTCACCATGAGTTATTAACTATTTTTAATGCAAGTTATTGGGGCTTCACCACATTGTAACTCTTTTGGCTGTGAAAAAGTGACAGTGAAGGTGGGCTtgtcagagaacaatacatgttttacactgtccACAACCCAAGATTTACCACTGAAATCGGTTGGCATTTGTAcaagtgaccaaaggtttggctatagcagcccgGTCATGTATATAGACCCTATGGTGCTCCCGATAAACAATTTTAGTGTAAATGGGAAagttgaggtgcacatttaattctgcagtgagttaGTCAGCTGTGGTTTTAAGTTTTATGGATACAATCCGGGTTGGACATCTCTTTCAGGAAGCTTTTTCTTGGGTCTACTTTTACTCATGTTAAATGTGTCCCATCCTTCTTGGTAGTATGCTGACATTACCCTGGATACCATGACTCCTAAcacatcacaaagacttgctgtcttgatCACGGATGTGCCAGTGAGACACGCACCAAAAATATTCCTCTTTTAAAGTCtattattgtattgcaatattttaagcaaaactgggCTTTTACTTTGCAAATTAATCTTTTACACTCCTGTTTATATTGGTTAAATGTGCAACCAATAAAGATTGGACACCAGACTGGTCAAATTTTGTCATTTATCCTCCAACACTAAATTTGTCAATGTTTCAGTTTAATTGCCCAACCCCTGTATATGACAAATCAGTGGGAAGGTGATACTGTCTTTTTAAGGGAGGTACAATAGGCACCACCTGTTATTTTAAAGTAACACCCTTTCCAACCTTCATCATTAATGTGCAAAACCTATTTGGAAAGAGAAAGAGATGTGGATCATTCTAAACATATTCTTGTGTCTGTCTAAATGGATCTCTGCAGATTCAGTCCTCAGATTAGACACATGTCAGCTTCAGGGACACTTCATGTTGAATGGGGTGTACAAACATGGAGATGTTATACTAGGAGGGTTGTTTGATGTTCACTTACTTACAGTTTTCCCACAGCTGAGCTTCAGAGTGCAGCCAAAGCCACCATACTGTGAAAAGCAAGTGTGGTGTCAGAATGATCATAATTAAATGAGTAGTTTCCATGcctgttttgtttttgctgttacattgtactttttatgtaaaaaaaaaaaaaaaaaaaaaaaatcactgtataTTTAACCAGTTGTTTATGTGAATCATTCATGACTGATGTGTGTTCTAACATTTCCCTTTTTTTAGATTCAGTATGGAAAACTTCAAATCGTCACAGACAATGGCTTTTACTATAGATGAGATCAATAATAATCCAAATCTGCTACCCAACATCACTCTTGGATATCATCTTTATGACAACTGTGTGAGACTAGCAATGGCATTTCGGGCTGCCATGTCTCTGGCTAGTGGGACAGAGGAATCCTTCTCCAACTTAAACTGCACTGGCCCTCCTCCGGTGATTGGGATTGTAGGAGATCCAAGTTCAACTCCTTCTATTGCAATTTCCAGTATCCTGGGGCTGTTTCATGTACCTATAGTAAGTTTATAGTAAGAGAGATTTTACACGTACACACACTTATATTCATTTTTCAGTTAAATGGTCATCATTTTACCTCCAAATTTTTCTTTATTcgtttttcaattaaatgttaaacaaaaaaaaaaaacaattcctcTGTGTCTTGTATTCTCCCTCTACTCTAAATAGGTTAGTCACTACGCCACCTGCTCTTGTTTGAGTGACAAGAAGAAATACCCCTCTTTTTTCAGAACAATCCCTAGTGATGCCTTTCAGGTGCAGGCTATGGTTCAGGTTTTGAGGCATTTTGGATGGACCTGGGTTGGCCTTCTTTACAGTGATGATGACTATGGCACCTATGCAGCACAGTCCTTCCAAAAGGAAGTTCAGCTTTTTGGAGGTTGTATCGCTTTTTCTACAATACTGCCCCAGAACAACCCTAGAGAGATTCAGAATATAATGGGAGTCATTCGGGCTTCTACAGCTAGAGTAATAGTTGCAATTTCTACATCATCTTATCTGCTGCCTTTGATGGATGAAGTGGTATTGCAAAACCTGACAGGTAGACAGTGGATTGCAAGTGAAGCTTGGGCCACCACACCAGCATTTCGCACTCCACGCTTTCTGACAATTTTGAGGGGAACAATTGGCATTGCTATCAGACGTGGTGAGATCCAGGGACTTCTTGAATATCTTTTACGTCTCCGTCCTAGCAGTGATCCAAGAAATAATTTGGTGAGAATCTTTTGGGAGAACATGTTTGGGTGCAGTTTTGCATCGCAAACAGTAGGTGAGCAAGTAAAAAAGTTGTGCACAGGACAGGAGGATCTGAGCATCACAAACACAGCATACACTGATATTTCAGGGTTGAGAGGCCCTTATAATGTTTATAAAGCAGTTTATGCCCTGGCACATGCACTTCATGGACTGATGCAATGTGAAGAGGGGAGAGGACCATTCAGTGGGAACAGCTGTGCTGACATAACAAATCTGAAACCCTGGCAGGTAAGAACCACTGGTACAGTGTAGATATTTTCCAGACAAATAGAAGAGCAGAGctatatttaacaataaaaaaatgctttatatatttaatttaaatttcagATAAATATTTAACTCCTGTTATTTCCACAAACTGCAGCTAATCCACTATCTACAAAAAGTGAACTTCATCACAGGCTTTGGGGATCGTGTGTCATTTGATAAGAATGGAGATGCTCTGCCCATCTATGATGTGATGAATTGGCAACCAAGCTCTGATGGTTCAATACGAGTCCAAACAGTTGGTGTAGTAAATAAGGGAGTGACATCAGGTATGGTGCTCAATTTGGTTGAAGATGCAATATACTGGAACTTTGAAACAAAAAAGGTAAATAGACATTACATGTCAATGTCACCATGAAAAGTCAAACAAGAGTAAGTTAACAGAAAACCTTAAAAGAAATTACcagatattacttttttttttttagcccccGCAGTCTATGTGCAGTGAGAGCTGCCCCCTAGGCACCAGAAAAGCCAGAAGGAAGGGTCTTCCTGTATGTTGTTATGACTGCCTGCCATGTGGAGATGGAGAAATTTCTAATAGAACAGGTGAAGAGATTATTagcaaatattaaaacaatttcaGTGTCctctaaaattattttttttattacattcagaTGCAACTGAGTGCCTGGTGTGTCCATATGAGTTTTGGTCCAATAAAGAAAAGGATTATTGTGTGCCCAAACAAGTTGAGTTTTTATCCTATGAGGATCCCCTGGGCATCTCTCTGACCACTGCTTCCTTGCTAGGCATCTGCTTTTGTGCTCTTGTGATGGTCATCTTCTCTCATCATCATAACACTCCCATAGTACGTGCCAACAATTCAGAGCTTAGCTTCCTGCTGCTGGTGTCACTCAAattgtgttttctgtgtgtgcTGCTGTTCATTGGCCAGCCACAGTTATGGACATGTCAGTTAAGATATGCTGTCTTTGGCATAAGTTTTGTCCTGAGTGTCTGCAGCATTTTGGTTAAGACTATGGTGGTAATAGCTGTGTTCAAGTCATCTCGTCCAGAAGGCAAGGATGCAATGAAATGGTTTGGACTACTTCAACAAAGATGTACTATTCTAGTCCTAACAACCATTCAAGTTGTTATATGCACAGTATGGATATCAAATGCATCGCCAACACCCCATAAAAACCACCAGTACATCCGTTCTAAAATAGTATTTGAATGTGCCATTGGCTCAGTGGCTGGTTTTTCTTTGCTGCTGGGATACATTGGACTATTGGCAGCAATAAGCTTTCTGTTAGCCTTTCTAGCCAGAAATCTTCCGGATAATTTTAATGAAGCAAAGTTTATCACTTTTAGCATGTTGATCTTTTGTGCTGTTTGGATTGCATTTGTTCCAGCATATGTGAGCTCTCCAGGGAAATATGCAGTGGCTGTAGAAATTTTTGCTATATTAGCTTCGAGTTTTGGTTTACTGATGGCCATATTTACCCCAAAGTGCTACATTATTCTTTTACATCCAGAGAGAAACACCAAAAAAGCCATCATGGGAAGATAATTGCAAAAATTGCTGTTTTCCATTATTACACAAAAGAGACTTTTCATGAGAGAAGCtttcttatataaaaaatgtatatgtatgaaATGCATATGAAAAGCTAGAATTTAAATGACTTGTCCTTTTTCATGTTTAGGTACAAATGACACACTTTTGGATGGCCAGTGTAATTTACTAGGAAAAGTCtaatttcatattttacatttatgtgaGTAATTACAGAGGAGGATCTACACATGCTTAATGATGTCACAAAGAAGGACCaccaatatttataattaaagtcATGTTGAAATAAGCCACCTCAATTTCTTTATACtgtaaaatcacatttttttttagaaatcaccTATTGGTAAAGCTTGTAACCATGCTTCAGTTAGTAGCACTTAAGTATAAGGACCAATTTTATTTAAGTTGCTTAATAGCAGTGGTATACAAAGTACTTGAAAACCATACTTGAGCAAAAGTTCAGATACCTTACTAGAAAATGAATTTGGTAAAAGTTAAAATCACTGCTTAGAAAATTACTTGAGTAAAAGTTTAAAGTATCTGATATttattgtttcccagagatgggttgcagctagaagggcatccactgcgtaaaccaTAAAACTAACCACTGGTTAGTGATTCATTTCCAGTGGCGATCCCTGactaatgaagggactaagctataaaaaaaatgactgaattatatttaatgtatttaagtatcaacagtttttttaatttttttttatttaatgctactcaagtactgaaagtaaaagttaATGCTGCCAGtaaataatagcccctttcacacagtgataccggtaattatctggaaaatttctggaacgactttaccggtatatttatCGGTATATTCgcctgttcacacaggcgaggacgttacggatttttttccagaaaagaccgttcacacattcattccaaaataccggtaaattctgacatcattcaccacaaatgagccttaaacggctgcgcttgtatttgtaaatatttgactacattataaactctgtggatgatcagtattgtgaacaacttcgatgaaaacatatggaagatcactttcgcatgtcgagatgttcatgatttgtgcgtgtgctggcgcttaaaggctgtttcacaggcacacgcaaagcttgaaggtaaacaaacagcggcttatcataagcatcttatcgattattatttacacagttgacattaagaagaacatataaacgttatctcaCTAACTTCTAGCCGCTACatgcgtctgggaaaatattcaaagggttttattctcataaaccgcacggacgtaaacgcgtctgactgttctgattggctaaagcagacgtctcacgtcagcacgttctagacgtgcacgcgctctttccggcaatcttccttctgcattcacacagcgcagcattccggcaaattaccggtaatgttacagcttctctttccggaaaatagccagaacgaatttaccggtattttcaaaaaggacctgttcacacatacaacctttccggaaaattgccggtaattttccggaaaggtctgtatgtgtgtgtcatgtttaccagcgaacaaccaccagatgtcgctggtaaacacacacacacttagaactacacttttcctggactacatctTAATACATGCTCTTcacccacacacctgctttctcatttagcttgatttacattcacacctgaggactttcagagactgattaacacacactatttaagccacacattcactccTTCAGTTTTGCCtttgagtcttgttcactgtaaagtagcattacaacgcgttttccttttcttgttttccctgtgttttgaacctagccttgtttatttagttatccttgtctgccgcctgcctttcgacctcttgattgttaaactgactacgattctggattgtcctcacatacctgtttgctcccgtattgaccactgcttgcctgactgtgaataaacctgcatattggatcctaccttctgttgtggtgttactccccggcaTTATAgtttgaaaggggctaatgaagcATGTTCCATGCACTGTTTGAGCAACctgattttgtttagttttaactttgtttcaaacattttcttttatttgaaattttaaaaggctgaatgtaaaattaagaagtttcatttttgaaaaaaaaacaacaacattattttaaatgtaaacattttaaacactgtTGCTGCTGATCTGTTACTGCTGAAACTCAACTTTACCTAGATGTGCTTTTTGAAGTTGGTTGGtgagtttttaaacaacagtatGCTTTTCCAGTTTAATCATTCTTGGTGTCCATATCCGTTTTCAAACAAAATAAGGAAACAAAACTTTACTTAACTTAAACAAGATTTTGGCGCgattttaattttttggtttaggttaggaaaacggataaacaacttaaaattttattatACACATGTAGGCTGTGCTGAAATGCCCTTTTTCCTCTGATTGTTtaaccaaatctgagcttgtgacgtcgccctcaaaataatagtcctctgcaaatatattatttatttaaatatagaaactaagtttacatattataTCATCTGATCGGTTAACAGGCTTAAATTCATTGTGtatgcataaattaaatgtaaacctAAATTAGCagtattagtttttattagttgctttggtgcatttcccacaacactatttacatttgcataacagttaatgcatttctcaaaacaattagaaaAAACAGCAAAACGTAGTTGATAACCTGTAAAAGCATGTCACTTTCTCAAAATaaatagctcattcctcaaaagcaagtattcattcattaattttcttgttggcttagtccctttattaaccctctgggtctgagggtgttttggggctctggagaagttttgacatgcactgacatttgtgttgttttcagtatctttaaaacatattacagtttttctcgattgcttggatgcagttgtcaactgaaactccacattttcaaaacagttaacacacaggcctaaacagcggcactcatggtcaaaatgacacattttgcttgcaaaaggcacatattgtgtcaaaacatttaactatgcaacaaaagctagttttaccttcaaactacacaacttgcaaacaagtatatgagctctttcaattaatcattacacaatggactacaaaatacagaactcaaaatgcaccaccattgcttgccattgtagcttatagccaatggcatttgttgtctctatttgggctgtcaaattcgcctttttgcaaagaattggatcaagaataagatgtgctttgattgaatatatattgaattcatgacatttttcaaactgtggctgaaaactgaaatactgtacataaaaaaacagacaaaagtaataaaatactgtaaatattagagaaaacacatgtaaactaatatactacagtataggacatagccatattgacctcctccatcaatgctggcacagaacaacatagaccttccatcgtttttataaggtttgcagaatgatggctaattgaagatttgtgtgaaggagtgtcaaaccggtgcttcagtgatttcatactgatgttggtagtttaatagttaggaatagatggattctgtttggttaccaaaactaaaacaatggagtttggactgcttgaatgacatctgtgttaactgtttggaaaaatggtagggaaaatgtgtcaacccaatgagaaagggtttacacatttgcaagaccggtcctctgctctgctgggatagtgataatgaaaatgaagaggaacctagtttctttaaccaggtcaaagcaaacaagaaaaactgtaatggcTAAattgtgataacactgtaaacagcacaagttgggctgcaataatacctaagcagcatgtttgtatgtgttcgTGTTTTTAAGAAAGGAACGTTTATGCGTGGTAGgggaaaaactaaaattttgaacCCACAGAAACAAGGcggtgaaacacacagagaacatttgtgcacaagacttttgagaactggatcttgcAGTCTagtgtttttactttaaaatgatgtgagaatcatcttgttcacttgctcacagaaaacaatataatgaataacattttctaagtcactttttgGCTGAAAATGGTTtatgcgagaaggcgtgaactatcattactatgcagtgagtaACACCAGAgcagacaaagacctgcataatgagctgcataatgagccatcagacaggtatgtgactaagagtttcaagaaagaatctgagaaaaaataagtttatatatatatatatatatatatatatatatatatatatatatatatatatatatatatatatatatatatttgtttgcagtttatttaaaatatatttaactatcacacaaaataactcAATACTAGTTGACCTAATAAACTCAGTTACCAAATAGGAATTTTAAACAGAACAGCACCTGTATTGTATACGCTCTACGTTATAGGACACATTTTGTATAGCAATGAAACTATAAGTGGCCTGTAATGCCATATTTCATATAAATCATAAAGGTTAGAATAAAAGACTTATCAACAGGAATTCTGTCCTTTGCTGAGTCTAGACGTTCTTCAAAATGCATGTGCTCGTCATAGAGTCGTGCTCTTCCTCTGAAAGGAGAAGGTAAATTCTTTGTCGCTGTTTAGTACAGCACTTCTGGCAGTAACGTGCCATCATTCAAACAAAATTAAGTAACTATAATAAAACTTGTAGTTTGATGCCATGTCTCGGGGAGCGTGTACATTATCACCTGGCTGGCTCCCTTCACTTCATTTCCATATGAACTGCGGCTTTACTGCCGGCGGGATCACGTTCGATGTAATGAGGCGACAGGAGAATCCGTACCAGCCCTTACTTTTATACGGATTCCATGAAAGGAGattatttgttttcgacttgaagtggttaatgcaaaagtagacatatctTTAGAAACATCTTACATGTTTCTTTGTTAAGTATTTGctgagtttcagttcattttaatgacGTGTTTGTCCTGACACAGTCTACTGTTGCGCGCTCCTCATGCAGGCTACTTGTAATGTCAAAGCTTTgtgggcgtggtcgcattaactctaatgagctcagactgagaaactagacatagcatttgtttcatactgattactttatcaaacaatatttgttttcaacatgcatagctgcatttaaaagtagacacgtCAAGCTTTATAAAGATATGTGTCTCATGTCTGGGTGTTTTGTTTTCGCGGAGTTTCAGCACATTTTACTGACGCGTTTCTAAAACAGTTcacagagagagaaaagacagaatgcctacactgttaattatccttgttttgcaaaagcaaagacatttgtttttgttgtgagtgtacacatttaaaactagacacctaacagattcgattgatgtattgatcttatctatactaataaaactgaaagtgtaatttaggtTCATTTCAGCTCAATAAGGTAAATACTTGTCAGAACGCGTATATGCGGTCTTCGACCCTAGGgggttaatccggggtcgccacagcagaatgaaccaccgacttttccagcaagttttttttacgcagcggatgcccttccagccgcaacccatctctgggaaatttccacacacactctcatacactacggacaatttagcctacccaattcacctgtatcacctgtctttggactgtgggggaaaccggagtagccggaggaaacccatgcaaacgcagggagaacatgcaaactccacacagaaacatcagctgagccgatgttcgaaccagcgacccagcaaccttcttgctgtgaggcgacagcactacctactgcgccactgctgcaagtattcatgtcaatgaaaatgtcagtgtcatcaagagaAAAAGTCTTGACactattgtttatgaacaagatagtgagatggttttgtcatgttttcattatgacagtttcctctatatatttttccaatgcaaaaaagtcaaatttggttgacacttcctgaaaatgcttaagacagcactatatactatttgcacagccatttgaaaactacagtaaagatagacatcactgcatttagtgaggtacaagacactgaatatgtatgtttctttttttcttttttttactgcatttgctctttgcaattctaatctATTCTAATCTATTACacattgtgtaaaaaaataaatacacccttatttacaacaagcatAGACTTCCTTTAGGtggagctgtgcacaactgtaaacaagattgcagtacatattggaactgaaccaacatacataggtctgtaaatcatcCATGAAATTgttgaatttagaagacattttcaggaaaaaaagatCTGAGCATtgttataaaatttaaatttgacagattttacttctagttcaacatttttgtatgtaatgactcaagtaatgaaatgaggactatctCATGGTTTTATATATCATGACTATTCAGCaatcacaagtttagttaattttaattGACATGACATaggcaaatgataatgttataaacagcagagagttgtatgaaagcaattaatgcttgtccaaaagcatttgcaatttgttggaaggaatgagaaactgctactatgatgtgtaCAAATGACAAAAGGACATAGAACACTGCCAAATGTCTTGCTGctatgcacctgatgctgagcaaagatagccatttccaaATAGCACCTGTCTGCATGATTGTTTCCGAGCTAtgcctatataataataataacgtatgCCTGTAGTTCGCCGTcaaacttcttgctgctgtgcacctgatgctgagctaAGATAGCCATTTCTGAACAGCACCTGGTTTGAATTATTGTTTCAGAGCTGTTTTTAGAGACTGTGGGCCTACATAATAAATATgtgaataatatttaatattgttaacTTAGTGTTTTtcttattgttcattcatttcttgtccgctgagtccctttattaatctggggtcacgacagcggaatgaactgccaacttatccagcaagttttacgcagcgtatgcccttccagccgcaacccatctctgggaaacatccaaacacacacacacactccggacaatttagcctacccaattcacctataccgcatgtctttggactgtgagggaaaccagaacacctggaggaaacccacacgaacgcagggagaacatgcaaactccacacagaaacgccaacttagctgaggctcgaaccagcgaccttcttgctgtgaggcgacagcactacctactgcgccactgcttcgcccactaCTAATACAATATAAACTAATTAAGTGTTCATCCAGTGTAATAACTTATCTAGTGTAACTGTTATTTTTCATAATGTTCAGATAATTTCTTAAACTCTATCACATGTATGTTTGAAATACTTCTGCTGACCCaccagcattattattattttttttaaaattattttttactttatgtgACCGTTATTTAGAATGCAGACATGCCAAGTTACCTAGGAGTCTCTTGCAAATTCATATTGGCTCCCTGATGCCCACGAATGAGATATAATGTCACGGAAATGGGGGTGACAACCCAACTCCCCATCCCCTTCTTCATCTTCGTATTCTTACTTTAGCACCACCTTCTCTTTAAAAGCAACACCCCATGCAATCATCATTATAAATTAGCAAGCAGAATTGGTGAGtgggtgagaaaaaaaaaaagatgtggatCAGTCTAAATATCTTTCTTTATCTGTCTTTAAATTGTATCTTTGCAGCATCAGTTGTCAATCCAGGTACCTGTCAGCTCCAGGGACACTTCAAGTTAAATGGAATGTACCAGGATGGAGATTTTATACTTGGAGGCCTGTTTGAGgttcatttttttacattgttccCTAAGCTTAGCTTCAAATCAGAGCCAGAACCACCATATTGTGAAAAGTGAGTCTGGAACCTAAGATGACTACTactaataagaataataataataatagctaaatctaaatgtttttgtcattacttaacattaaaacTAGCacctctgttttatttatataaaactatattaaaacatactgtattttattaactggGACTAGTCATAGCacttgcaatttttttttgccttttgccGAATCTAGGGTGCTCTGTAAAAAATGTCTATGTATTGTAagtattgttttttaaacattatttagaaaactgttatgttttcttgactatatatatatatatatatatatatatatatatatatatatatatatatatatatatatatatatatatatacatcacacacacacactatattttTAACAAATGGATTTATGAGTATGTGATATG contains:
- the olfcq14 gene encoding extracellular calcium-sensing receptor — translated: MWIILNIFLCLSKWISADSVLRLDTCQLQGHFMLNGVYKHGDVILGGLFDVHLLTVFPQLSFRVQPKPPYCEKFSMENFKSSQTMAFTIDEINNNPNLLPNITLGYHLYDNCVRLAMAFRAAMSLASGTEESFSNLNCTGPPPVIGIVGDPSSTPSIAISSILGLFHVPIVSHYATCSCLSDKKKYPSFFRTIPSDAFQVQAMVQVLRHFGWTWVGLLYSDDDYGTYAAQSFQKEVQLFGGCIAFSTILPQNNPREIQNIMGVIRASTARVIVAISTSSYLLPLMDEVVLQNLTGRQWIASEAWATTPAFRTPRFLTILRGTIGIAIRRGEIQGLLEYLLRLRPSSDPRNNLVRIFWENMFGCSFASQTVGEQVKKLCTGQEDLSITNTAYTDISGLRGPYNVYKAVYALAHALHGLMQCEEGRGPFSGNSCADITNLKPWQLIHYLQKVNFITGFGDRVSFDKNGDALPIYDVMNWQPSSDGSIRVQTVGVVNKGVTSGMVLNLVEDAIYWNFETKKPPQSMCSESCPLGTRKARRKGLPVCCYDCLPCGDGEISNRTDATECLVCPYEFWSNKEKDYCVPKQVEFLSYEDPLGISLTTASLLGICFCALVMVIFSHHHNTPIVRANNSELSFLLLVSLKLCFLCVLLFIGQPQLWTCQLRYAVFGISFVLSVCSILVKTMVVIAVFKSSRPEGKDAMKWFGLLQQRCTILVLTTIQVVICTVWISNASPTPHKNHQYIRSKIVFECAIGSVAGFSLLLGYIGLLAAISFLLAFLARNLPDNFNEAKFITFSMLIFCAVWIAFVPAYVSSPGKYAVAVEIFAILASSFGLLMAIFTPKCYIILLHPERNTKKAIMGR